A single Acidobacteriota bacterium DNA region contains:
- the secE gene encoding preprotein translocase subunit SecE: MHKIQKYLKEIMAELRKMTWPNRDELVGSTIVTMVVSMIIAIFVGIVDRILTLGITSIFRG, encoded by the coding sequence TTGCATAAGATCCAAAAGTACCTGAAGGAAATCATGGCCGAGTTGCGGAAAATGACTTGGCCGAACAGGGATGAACTTGTCGGTTCCACAATCGTTACGATGGTCGTGTCAATGATCATTGCGATTTTTGTCGGCATCGTGGACCGAATCCTCACGCTGGGGATTACTTCCATTTTCCGGGGGTGA
- the nusG gene encoding transcription termination/antitermination protein NusG: MALRWYAAHTYSGHEQKAKMYLESAIANAGLEEKFGQVLVPTEQVTEMRQGRRSTTTKKFLPSYILIEMELDKVTQNLVTSTPGITNFVGSGGNPTPLKEEEVQRIVGQIDRSRTEEVSEVPFQAGDPVKVNDGPFQDFSGTVSEVNMERRKVKVMVSIFGRPTPVELDFLQVEVEKSKA; this comes from the coding sequence ATGGCGTTACGCTGGTATGCGGCACATACGTACTCGGGACACGAGCAGAAGGCGAAGATGTATCTTGAATCGGCTATCGCCAATGCCGGTCTGGAGGAGAAGTTCGGACAGGTTCTGGTGCCGACGGAACAGGTGACCGAAATGCGGCAGGGTCGCCGTTCCACCACCACCAAGAAATTCCTGCCCAGCTATATCCTGATCGAGATGGAACTGGACAAGGTGACTCAGAATCTGGTGACCTCGACCCCCGGCATCACGAACTTTGTGGGTTCGGGGGGGAATCCGACGCCGCTGAAGGAGGAGGAGGTTCAGCGCATTGTCGGGCAGATCGATCGCAGCCGGACGGAGGAGGTTTCCGAAGTTCCGTTCCAGGCGGGCGATCCGGTAAAAGTCAACGACGGCCCGTTCCAGGACTTCTCCGGGACCGTCAGCGAAGTGAACATGGAACGGCGCAAAGTCAAGGTAATGGTTTCGATTTTCGGCCGCCCCACGCCGGTGGAACTCGATTTCCTTCAAGTGGAAGTCGAAAAATCCAAGGCTTAG